From the Streptomyces camelliae genome, one window contains:
- the metK gene encoding methionine adenosyltransferase produces MSRRLFTSESVTEGHPDKIADQISDAVLDALLRQDPASRVAVETLITTGQVHIAGEVTTSAYADIASLVREKILDIGYDSSAKGFDGASCGVSVSIGAQSPDIAQGVDTAYESRVQGAAGGDADELDRQGAGDQGLMFGYATDETPALMPLPIELAHRLSRRLTHVRKDGTVPYLRPDGKTQVTVEYLGNTPVRLDTVVVSSQHASDIDLDGLLTPDIRRHVVEPVLAQLADEGIKLDTEGYRLLVNPTGRFEIGGPMGDAGLTGRKIIIDTYGGMARHGGGAFSGKDPSKVDRSAAYAMRWVAKNVVAAGLASRCEVQVAYAIGKAEPVGLFVETFGTQRVAVEKIEEAITTVFDLRPAAIIRDLDLLRPIYSQTAAYGHFGRELPDFTWERTDRAEALRRAAGTS; encoded by the coding sequence ATGTCCCGCCGCCTGTTCACCTCGGAGTCCGTGACCGAGGGACATCCCGACAAGATCGCCGACCAGATCAGCGACGCCGTTCTCGACGCGCTGCTGCGCCAGGACCCGGCCTCGCGCGTCGCGGTCGAAACCCTCATCACCACCGGCCAGGTGCACATCGCGGGCGAGGTGACCACCTCCGCGTACGCCGACATCGCCTCGCTGGTCCGGGAGAAGATCCTCGACATCGGCTACGACTCCTCGGCCAAGGGCTTCGACGGCGCCTCCTGCGGTGTCTCGGTGTCCATCGGCGCGCAGTCCCCGGACATCGCGCAGGGCGTCGACACGGCGTACGAGTCCCGGGTGCAGGGTGCCGCCGGTGGAGACGCGGACGAGCTGGACCGGCAGGGCGCCGGTGACCAGGGCCTGATGTTCGGGTACGCGACCGACGAGACCCCCGCCCTGATGCCGCTGCCGATCGAGCTGGCCCACCGCCTCTCGCGCCGGCTCACCCACGTCCGCAAGGACGGCACCGTCCCCTACCTGCGCCCCGACGGCAAGACCCAGGTCACCGTCGAGTATCTGGGCAACACCCCGGTCCGTCTGGACACGGTCGTGGTCTCCTCCCAGCACGCGAGCGACATCGACCTCGACGGGCTGCTCACCCCCGACATCCGCCGGCACGTGGTCGAGCCCGTCCTCGCACAGCTCGCCGACGAGGGCATCAAGCTGGACACCGAGGGCTACCGCCTGCTGGTCAACCCGACCGGCCGCTTCGAGATCGGCGGCCCGATGGGCGACGCCGGCCTGACCGGCCGCAAGATCATCATCGACACCTACGGCGGCATGGCCCGCCACGGCGGCGGTGCCTTCTCGGGCAAGGACCCGTCCAAGGTGGACCGTTCGGCCGCGTACGCGATGCGCTGGGTCGCCAAGAACGTCGTGGCGGCCGGCCTGGCCTCCCGCTGCGAGGTCCAGGTCGCCTACGCGATCGGCAAGGCCGAGCCCGTCGGTCTCTTCGTGGAGACCTTCGGCACCCAAAGGGTCGCCGTCGAGAAGATCGAGGAAGCCATCACCACGGTCTTCGACCTGCGCCCGGCCGCGATCATCCGCGACCTCGACCTGCTCCGCCCGATCTACTCCCAGACGGCGGCCTACGGCCACTTCGGTCGCGAGCTGCCCGACTTCACCTGGGAGCGCACCGACCGCGCCGAGGCCCTGCGCCGGGCGGCCGGCACGAGCTGA
- a CDS encoding methyltransferase has protein sequence MTPEATLRRFRDYMVGPSRFMTLLSCFELGIIDALRDRPGLTAAELGEVAGAKPDAVEQLLLLLVKEGFVAHDEASGAYTLDGLAGVSDKLLEQALADLNMIKAVTLRQLFYLTESVRTGTVAGLKELYGYDGDLYGALGELPELREPWAKLMNTVTAHVDPWFFENVDIPAGSNVLDLAGNTGLGAINTLRLKGSPGLRVTNFDLPEKEKESLENFRAHGVEDQCSFIGGDVFEKVPTGFDVVLIKHFLPMFDKSDVLRILKSVHQSLDAGAQVHVLVPVFPENLKDTENYTVDFYPSFFVGCTMGQGGPQKLSTWQSWLEESGFQVTKAITDDPANLPPHALTVEAVLSATKIA, from the coding sequence ATGACACCGGAAGCGACACTGCGGCGGTTTCGCGACTACATGGTCGGACCCTCCCGGTTCATGACCCTGCTCTCCTGCTTCGAGCTGGGCATCATCGACGCGCTGCGGGACCGGCCCGGTCTGACGGCGGCCGAGCTGGGCGAGGTGGCCGGCGCCAAGCCGGACGCCGTGGAACAGCTTCTGCTGCTGCTGGTCAAGGAGGGCTTCGTCGCCCACGACGAGGCCTCCGGCGCCTACACCCTGGACGGGCTCGCGGGCGTCTCCGACAAGCTGCTCGAACAGGCCCTCGCCGACCTGAACATGATCAAGGCCGTCACGCTGCGCCAGCTGTTCTACCTCACCGAGAGCGTGCGCACCGGCACGGTCGCCGGCCTCAAGGAGCTGTACGGGTACGACGGTGACCTGTACGGCGCGCTGGGAGAGCTGCCCGAACTGCGCGAGCCCTGGGCCAAGTTGATGAACACCGTCACCGCCCACGTCGACCCCTGGTTCTTCGAGAACGTCGACATCCCTGCCGGGTCCAACGTGCTCGACCTCGCCGGCAACACCGGCCTCGGTGCCATCAACACGCTTCGGCTGAAGGGCTCGCCCGGCCTTCGGGTGACCAACTTCGACCTGCCGGAGAAGGAGAAGGAGAGCCTGGAGAACTTCCGCGCCCACGGTGTCGAGGACCAGTGCTCGTTCATCGGCGGTGACGTCTTCGAGAAAGTCCCCACAGGTTTCGACGTCGTTCTGATCAAGCACTTCCTGCCCATGTTCGACAAGAGCGACGTGCTCCGGATCCTCAAGAGCGTCCACCAGTCGCTGGACGCCGGCGCGCAGGTCCACGTGCTGGTCCCGGTGTTCCCGGAGAACCTGAAGGACACCGAGAACTACACCGTCGACTTCTACCCCAGCTTCTTCGTCGGCTGCACCATGGGACAGGGCGGCCCACAGAAGCTGTCCACCTGGCAGAGCTGGCTTGAGGAGTCCGGCTTCCAGGTGACCAAGGCGATCACCGACGACCCGGCCAACCTGCCGCCGCACGCCCTCACCGTGGAGGCCGTTCTGTCCGCGACGAAGATCGCCTGA
- a CDS encoding HEAT repeat domain-containing protein produces MEDEIIRRVAELDAESTEVAEEAQHALIALGPSVLEPLIAAAPALNPFGQLCAIEVFTALADPRPAGILIGMLGSESATVRQWAAEALAELGVRRAVPCLRQAYDAFLRRGEAPDDSEGEGLRRALTELGARETVLPPRSAALRGSGGALDGLWPVEHLPEVIRDLADHGQAVLYFQIWELTPDGGRRGGGGPGIDWDVDLDRPWPETVASCRDWALLAAEAVDVAPDRVVTISWIDVTDLRVDGPQEARAVG; encoded by the coding sequence ATGGAGGACGAGATCATCCGCAGGGTGGCCGAACTGGACGCGGAGTCGACCGAGGTGGCCGAGGAAGCGCAGCACGCGCTGATCGCCCTGGGGCCGAGCGTGCTGGAGCCGCTGATCGCGGCGGCCCCCGCGCTGAACCCGTTCGGGCAGCTGTGCGCCATCGAGGTGTTCACCGCGCTGGCCGACCCGCGCCCCGCCGGCATCCTGATCGGCATGCTGGGCAGCGAGAGCGCCACCGTCCGGCAGTGGGCCGCCGAGGCCCTGGCCGAACTGGGCGTCCGGCGCGCCGTGCCATGCCTGCGGCAGGCGTACGACGCGTTCCTGCGGCGCGGGGAGGCACCCGACGACAGCGAGGGCGAGGGGCTGCGCCGGGCGCTCACCGAACTGGGTGCCCGCGAGACCGTCCTGCCGCCGCGGTCTGCCGCGCTGCGCGGCTCGGGCGGCGCACTGGACGGTCTCTGGCCGGTGGAACACCTGCCCGAGGTGATCCGGGACCTCGCCGACCACGGGCAGGCGGTGCTCTACTTCCAGATCTGGGAGCTCACGCCCGACGGCGGACGCCGCGGCGGCGGCGGGCCGGGCATCGACTGGGACGTCGACCTCGACCGCCCCTGGCCCGAGACCGTCGCCTCCTGCCGCGACTGGGCACTGCTGGCGGCGGAGGCGGTGGACGTGGCGCCGGACCGGGTGGTGACGATCTCCTGGATCGACGTGACGGATCTCCGCGTCGACGGTCCCCAGGAGGCCCGTGCGGTCGGGTAG
- a CDS encoding SMI1/KNR4 family protein: protein MITTPHRPYKRLADRYGPLDFGEYVWIHVPCVQWDRFDYGEWLRATHREARIAARELPEAERPVLHPDPGGLLAWGCTRGSDVLFWDTSASDDPDEWTVVVRHSGAVPGSGLLRWHRYGLTLTGYLRHTVRDTWELPSPPGPLLGPLPGTVARTAFLPDAEPWTPPAPVPPRLTEAERRLALETGTGLDALRLLSPPPARPYLGDGSWEGLFAELGTRLPGEYVRLMDGYGAGIWSGWLRFHTPLRTGERRFLTHVEDTVDAYRQLKDGHEQWYPLAIWPEPGGFLPFANSIDGDYLGWLTEGGDPDTWPLIVWPRHADQGPPLEGGLIDTLLDWQRGTLVTPGFAALDEDDDPVEFADFRSWDDRAYW from the coding sequence TTGATCACGACACCACACAGGCCCTACAAGCGGCTCGCCGACCGGTACGGGCCGCTGGACTTCGGTGAGTACGTGTGGATCCACGTGCCGTGCGTCCAGTGGGACCGCTTCGACTACGGCGAGTGGCTGCGCGCGACGCACCGGGAGGCGCGGATCGCGGCGCGGGAGCTGCCCGAGGCCGAGCGGCCCGTGCTCCACCCCGATCCCGGCGGCCTGCTGGCCTGGGGCTGCACGCGGGGCAGCGACGTACTGTTCTGGGACACCTCGGCCTCCGACGACCCCGACGAGTGGACCGTGGTGGTGCGGCACTCGGGGGCGGTGCCGGGCAGTGGCCTGCTGCGCTGGCACCGGTACGGCCTCACGCTCACCGGCTATCTGCGGCACACCGTCCGCGACACCTGGGAGCTCCCTTCTCCTCCCGGCCCGCTGCTGGGCCCGTTGCCGGGCACCGTCGCGCGGACCGCCTTCCTCCCCGACGCCGAGCCGTGGACCCCGCCCGCGCCGGTCCCGCCTCGGCTCACCGAGGCCGAGCGCCGGCTCGCGCTGGAGACCGGCACCGGGCTGGACGCCCTGCGGCTGCTGTCGCCGCCACCCGCGCGGCCGTACCTCGGAGACGGCTCCTGGGAGGGGCTGTTCGCCGAGCTGGGCACACGGCTGCCCGGGGAGTACGTGCGGCTGATGGACGGGTACGGCGCCGGCATCTGGAGCGGGTGGCTGCGTTTCCACACCCCGCTCCGGACCGGCGAGCGGCGTTTCCTCACGCACGTCGAGGACACCGTGGACGCCTACCGGCAGCTCAAGGACGGCCACGAGCAGTGGTACCCGCTGGCCATCTGGCCCGAGCCCGGCGGCTTCCTCCCCTTCGCCAACTCCATCGACGGCGACTACCTCGGCTGGCTCACCGAGGGCGGGGATCCCGACACCTGGCCGCTGATCGTCTGGCCCCGCCACGCGGACCAGGGCCCGCCGCTGGAGGGCGGCCTGATCGACACCCTCCTCGACTGGCAGCGCGGCACGCTGGTCACGCCTGGGTTCGCCGCTCTGGACGAGGACGACGACCCCGTCGAGTTCGCGGACTTCCGGTCCTGGGACGACCGCGCCTACTGGTGA
- a CDS encoding DinB family protein, translated as MTFNETTTRDLAGAPAVTGERADLLEMLAKHRHFLRFTTRDLTDEQAGLRTTASELCLGGLIKHVAAVERNWVDFILNGPAAMGDFTAMTEADWARRADQFRLLPGETLTGVLADYTEVARRTDDLVATLPDLEATQPLPKAPWFEPGAQWSARRVLMHIIAETAQHAGHADIIRESLDGAKSMG; from the coding sequence ATGACCTTCAACGAGACGACCACCCGCGACCTGGCCGGGGCCCCGGCCGTCACCGGTGAGCGTGCCGACCTGCTGGAGATGCTGGCCAAGCACCGGCACTTCCTGCGCTTCACCACCCGTGACCTCACCGACGAGCAGGCCGGGCTGCGGACCACCGCCAGCGAGCTCTGCCTGGGCGGCCTGATCAAGCACGTCGCCGCGGTCGAGCGGAACTGGGTGGACTTCATCCTGAACGGCCCAGCGGCGATGGGGGACTTCACGGCCATGACCGAGGCCGACTGGGCCCGGCGGGCCGACCAGTTCCGGCTGTTGCCCGGCGAGACGCTGACCGGTGTACTGGCCGACTACACCGAGGTGGCCCGTCGGACCGACGACCTGGTCGCCACTCTGCCCGACCTGGAGGCCACGCAGCCGCTGCCGAAAGCCCCGTGGTTCGAGCCCGGCGCGCAGTGGTCGGCCCGCCGGGTGCTGATGCACATCATCGCCGAGACCGCACAGCACGCCGGCCACGCCGACATCATCCGCGAGTCTTTGGACGGCGCCAAAAGCATGGGCTGA
- the cydC gene encoding thiol reductant ABC exporter subunit CydC, with protein sequence MTTLHTAAVSRTDPRPTAVTPVRPSGGSRPTLRLARHLVPYWRRLLPAALAAAGSELAAAALMATASWLITRAAQQPLIASVSLAIVAVRALALGRGALRYVDRLLGHDGVLRAVAGFRTRVYEALVPLAPAGTPAFRSGDLLTRLVDDVDAAQDLLLRVLLPVVAACAVCVAATTTAALLLPQAGLLLGPLLAVAALLVPAAVLAVAHRAGREQAAVRAELAAHVVDLTQGAADLAAYGARDRAAERARRAAARIARLERHRALTTSLASAVLLLLQGTALVAVTWTALHAHADGRLPSVHLTVLAVLALVSFEALEPLPAAAFRLADVRARAARLADLFDTPPPVTEPAAPAALTADGPLGVQITNLTVRHTADAPPALDGVSLHLSAGRRTVLLGASGSGKSTLIAALMRFVDYESGSIRLAGHELRDCAGSDVRRVITGMTQDAHVFHATIRANLLLARPGATDAELRDAARRARILDWIESLPKGFDTFIGQDGTEVSGGQRSRLLLARALLADPPVLVLDEPTEGLDPDTASAVLADILDATRGRTTLLVTHEREGLTAADQVVRLDGGRILARGAA encoded by the coding sequence ATGACCACCCTGCACACGGCGGCCGTGAGCCGCACAGACCCCCGCCCGACGGCTGTAACCCCCGTCCGGCCCTCGGGCGGGTCCCGCCCCACCCTGCGCCTCGCACGCCACCTCGTGCCGTACTGGCGCAGGCTGCTGCCGGCCGCGCTCGCCGCGGCCGGCAGCGAACTGGCCGCCGCCGCGCTCATGGCCACCGCGTCCTGGCTGATCACGCGGGCCGCACAGCAGCCGCTGATCGCCTCGGTGAGCCTCGCGATCGTCGCCGTACGCGCCCTCGCACTGGGCCGCGGAGCCCTGCGCTACGTCGACCGGCTGCTCGGCCACGACGGTGTCCTGCGGGCCGTCGCGGGCTTCCGCACCCGGGTGTACGAGGCGCTGGTGCCCCTCGCGCCCGCGGGCACGCCCGCCTTCCGCAGCGGCGACCTGCTGACCCGCCTCGTCGACGACGTCGATGCCGCCCAGGACCTGCTGCTGCGGGTCCTGCTGCCGGTCGTGGCCGCCTGCGCGGTGTGTGTCGCCGCCACCACGACGGCCGCGCTGCTGCTGCCCCAGGCGGGCCTGTTGCTCGGGCCGCTACTCGCCGTGGCCGCCCTGCTCGTCCCGGCGGCGGTGCTCGCCGTGGCCCACCGGGCGGGCCGGGAACAGGCGGCGGTACGGGCCGAACTCGCCGCGCACGTCGTGGACTTGACCCAGGGTGCGGCCGACCTCGCGGCGTACGGCGCCCGGGACCGGGCCGCCGAGCGCGCCCGCCGGGCCGCCGCCCGCATCGCCCGCCTGGAACGGCACCGCGCCCTGACCACCTCGCTGGCCTCCGCCGTGCTCCTGCTGCTCCAGGGCACGGCCCTGGTCGCCGTCACCTGGACCGCGCTGCACGCCCACGCCGACGGGAGGCTGCCCTCCGTCCACCTGACGGTGCTGGCAGTCCTCGCTCTGGTGTCCTTCGAGGCCCTGGAACCGCTCCCGGCGGCCGCGTTCCGCCTCGCCGACGTACGCGCCCGCGCAGCCCGGCTGGCCGACCTCTTCGACACCCCGCCCCCGGTCACCGAGCCGGCCGCGCCCGCCGCACTCACCGCGGACGGCCCGCTCGGCGTGCAGATCACGAACCTGACGGTACGTCACACTGCGGACGCTCCCCCGGCACTGGACGGCGTGAGCCTGCACCTGTCGGCCGGCCGGCGCACGGTGCTGCTCGGCGCCAGCGGCTCGGGGAAGTCGACGCTGATCGCGGCGCTCATGCGGTTCGTCGACTACGAGTCCGGAAGCATCCGCCTCGCCGGACACGAACTGCGCGACTGCGCCGGTTCCGACGTACGGCGCGTGATCACCGGCATGACGCAGGACGCCCACGTCTTCCACGCCACGATCCGCGCCAACCTCCTGCTGGCCCGGCCCGGCGCCACCGACGCCGAGCTGCGCGACGCGGCGCGCCGGGCGCGGATCCTGGACTGGATCGAGTCGCTGCCCAAGGGCTTCGACACGTTCATCGGCCAGGACGGCACCGAGGTCTCGGGCGGCCAGCGCAGCCGGCTCCTGCTGGCCCGCGCCCTGCTCGCCGACCCGCCCGTCCTGGTCCTGGACGAACCCACCGAGGGCCTCGACCCCGACACGGCGTCCGCTGTACTGGCGGACATCCTCGATGCCACGCGGGGCCGGACGACCCTTCTGGTGACCCATGAGCGGGAGGGGCTGACGGCGGCGGACCAGGTGGTGAGGCTGGATGGGGGGCGGATCCTGGCCCGGGGCGCTGCCTGA
- the cydD gene encoding thiol reductant ABC exporter subunit CydD, translating into MKPVERRLVRELPVLRRHLATSTATAFLAAGLVVAQATLLATVLADGFAGHEAGFGLPAALGAVVAGRALLAWTRGVLAHRAAADAKHTLRERLTDRLSRTAPLRLASRRHGETATLLLRGLDALDPYVTGSLPTTAAAAVVPVTVLAWLFATDWSSALIIVVTLPLIPVFGALVGLHTSRRTAQQWRLLARLGGHFLDVVAGLPTLRAFGREQYQARRVGEMADAHRRATMRTLRVAFLSSFVLETVATLSVALVAVPVGLRLLDGTMNLRTALIVLFLAPEAYVPLRAMGAAFHESAEGITVAEQVFAVLDEDEAGAGHPADRFPTPDARTAPLHIEDVTVHYPGRTTPALDQVSLHVGPGEHIALVGPSGAGKSTLLALLLGFVTPSAGRITVGGTDLACLDPDDWRAGLAWVPQRPHLFAASVADNIRLGRPDASDAEVRQAARDAYADHFIEALPQGYDTPLGEHGAGLSAGQRQRIALARAFLKNAPVLLLDEPTAHLDPDSEAAVTRATVRLMQGRTAIVVAHRTSLLPYADRIVTVRAGHIETPQLVPAEGPVTA; encoded by the coding sequence ATGAAACCGGTCGAACGCCGCCTGGTGCGGGAACTGCCCGTGCTGCGGCGCCACTTGGCGACCTCCACGGCCACGGCGTTCCTCGCCGCGGGGCTCGTCGTCGCGCAGGCGACCCTGCTCGCGACGGTCCTCGCGGACGGCTTCGCCGGGCACGAGGCCGGCTTCGGGCTGCCTGCCGCGCTCGGCGCCGTCGTGGCGGGGCGGGCCCTGCTCGCCTGGACGCGCGGTGTGCTCGCGCACCGCGCCGCCGCCGACGCCAAGCACACGCTGCGCGAGCGGCTCACGGACCGGCTCAGCCGCACCGCGCCGCTCCGGCTGGCGTCCCGCCGCCACGGTGAGACGGCCACCTTGCTGCTGCGCGGCCTCGACGCCCTGGACCCGTACGTCACCGGCTCGCTGCCCACGACCGCGGCGGCCGCCGTGGTACCCGTCACGGTCCTCGCCTGGCTGTTCGCGACCGACTGGTCCTCGGCGCTGATCATCGTCGTCACGCTGCCGCTGATCCCGGTCTTCGGCGCGCTCGTCGGCCTGCACACCTCCCGGCGCACCGCCCAGCAGTGGCGGCTGCTGGCCCGGCTCGGCGGTCACTTCCTGGACGTCGTGGCCGGGCTGCCGACGCTGCGCGCGTTCGGCCGTGAGCAGTACCAGGCCCGGCGTGTCGGCGAGATGGCCGACGCCCACCGCAGGGCCACGATGCGCACCCTGCGGGTGGCGTTCCTGTCGTCCTTCGTCCTGGAGACGGTCGCCACCCTGTCCGTGGCACTGGTCGCCGTGCCCGTCGGACTGCGGCTGCTGGACGGCACGATGAACCTGCGTACGGCCCTGATCGTGCTGTTCCTCGCCCCCGAGGCCTATGTGCCGCTGCGGGCGATGGGCGCCGCGTTCCACGAGAGCGCCGAGGGCATCACGGTGGCCGAGCAGGTCTTCGCGGTCCTGGACGAGGACGAGGCCGGCGCCGGGCACCCGGCCGACCGTTTTCCGACACCCGACGCCCGCACGGCCCCCCTGCACATCGAGGACGTCACCGTCCACTACCCGGGCCGCACCACCCCCGCCCTGGACCAGGTGTCCCTGCACGTCGGCCCCGGCGAGCACATCGCCCTGGTCGGCCCCAGCGGCGCGGGCAAGTCCACGCTCCTCGCCCTGCTCCTCGGCTTCGTGACACCCTCGGCGGGCCGGATCACCGTCGGCGGCACCGATCTGGCCTGCCTCGACCCCGACGACTGGCGTGCGGGGCTGGCGTGGGTGCCGCAGCGGCCGCACCTGTTCGCGGCGTCCGTCGCGGACAACATCCGGCTCGGGCGCCCCGACGCGAGCGACGCCGAGGTACGGCAGGCGGCCCGGGACGCGTACGCCGACCACTTCATCGAGGCGCTGCCGCAGGGCTACGACACCCCGCTCGGCGAGCACGGCGCGGGCCTGTCCGCCGGTCAGCGCCAGCGCATCGCGCTCGCCCGCGCCTTCCTCAAGAACGCTCCCGTGCTGCTGCTCGACGAGCCCACCGCACACCTCGACCCCGACAGCGAGGCCGCCGTCACCCGTGCCACGGTGCGCCTCATGCAGGGCCGCACCGCGATCGTGGTGGCCCACCGCACGAGCCTGCTGCCGTACGCCGACCGGATCGTCACGGTGCGGGCCGGCCACATCGAGACGCCCCAACTGGTGCCCGCGGAAGGGCCGGTGACCGCATGA